The following coding sequences are from one Leptospira mayottensis 200901116 window:
- a CDS encoding VOC family protein has protein sequence MRPFKILGIQQIAVGGEDKQKLETFWVDILGLEKTGTFKSEKENVDEDILKMGKGAYAVEVDIMQPIDSNKSPKVHEPKLNHIGLWVDDIYKAVEWLTAKGVRFTPGGIRKGAAGYDVCFIHPKGNEEFPYSSEGVLVELVQAPADVIKALG, from the coding sequence ATGAGACCTTTTAAGATATTGGGAATCCAACAGATTGCAGTGGGCGGAGAAGACAAACAGAAACTCGAAACTTTTTGGGTGGATATTCTCGGACTTGAAAAAACAGGAACGTTTAAAAGCGAAAAAGAAAACGTAGATGAAGATATACTCAAAATGGGCAAGGGTGCTTACGCGGTCGAAGTCGACATTATGCAACCGATCGACTCGAATAAAAGTCCTAAGGTTCACGAACCGAAACTCAATCATATCGGACTTTGGGTGGACGATATTTACAAGGCCGTAGAATGGCTAACTGCAAAAGGGGTTCGTTTCACTCCGGGCGGAATCCGTAAAGGCGCCGCGGGATATGACGTATGTTTTATTCATCCGAAAGGAAATGAAGAATTTCCATACTCGTCTGAAGGTGTACTTGTGGAACTCGTACAGGCTCCTGCGGATGTAATTAAGGCCCTCGGCTGA